One Mesorhizobium sp. WSM2240 DNA window includes the following coding sequences:
- a CDS encoding ParA family protein, whose translation MPVFVSAVSGGAGKTTAVILIAGEYALQGKRVLLIDADGRQNLHEWWKRCEAKDNIPDGIDLVTAARQGTIQQVLDADAGKYDVVIMDSPGQDSVVRDTIIRNSHLILTPIQPNQDEIKAAGEAAQAAAEIADQIGYIIPQANFVTRLTIPARNLEAYRLIRPFVNNLRENGYDSCLLDTELLERNCYRELRNGYGTLQMLELTEPVRKARTEVVSLVGDIEKLLTSYLKEVVNG comes from the coding sequence ATGCCAGTCTTTGTGTCAGCGGTTAGCGGGGGAGCCGGCAAGACGACAGCAGTTATCTTGATTGCCGGCGAATACGCCCTTCAGGGAAAGCGCGTTCTGCTGATCGATGCCGACGGCCGACAGAATCTCCATGAGTGGTGGAAGCGCTGCGAGGCGAAGGACAATATACCCGATGGCATCGATCTGGTGACGGCCGCGCGACAGGGCACGATCCAGCAGGTCCTCGATGCCGACGCAGGCAAGTATGACGTGGTGATCATGGATTCACCCGGTCAGGACAGCGTTGTGCGCGACACCATTATCCGAAATTCTCACCTGATCCTCACGCCGATCCAACCGAACCAGGATGAGATCAAGGCAGCAGGCGAAGCTGCGCAAGCCGCAGCGGAGATTGCCGATCAGATCGGGTACATAATTCCGCAGGCTAACTTCGTCACCCGGTTAACAATTCCGGCTCGCAATCTTGAGGCGTATCGGCTGATCCGGCCGTTCGTGAACAACCTCCGCGAAAATGGCTACGATTCCTGTTTGCTCGATACCGAGCTTCTGGAACGCAATTGCTATCGCGAGCTGCGAAACGGCTACGGAACACTGCAAATGCTCGAATTGACGGAGCCCGTTAGGAAGGCAAGGACGGAAGTCGTGAGCCTGGTCGGCGACATTGAGAAGCTGCTGACGAGTTACCTCAAGGAGGTAGTCAATGGTTAA
- a CDS encoding MobC family plasmid mobilization relaxosome protein, with protein MDDVRFEVRLEPDRKERMVHARVSADEYAAIEKAAQAADMTVSGFFRSLILEGAGVRPILTKEDRAIMALLLEDMRAIGVNLNQVARSINSGKSVHPSELDINLANVQSVQAAVMTELRSLSKRAGHKRRGEG; from the coding sequence ATGGACGACGTGAGATTCGAGGTCCGGCTCGAGCCGGACCGGAAGGAACGCATGGTGCACGCCCGCGTCAGCGCGGACGAGTATGCAGCCATCGAGAAAGCCGCCCAGGCGGCTGACATGACGGTTTCCGGATTTTTCCGCTCGCTGATTTTGGAAGGCGCCGGGGTCCGGCCGATCCTTACGAAAGAGGATCGCGCCATCATGGCGCTGTTGCTGGAGGATATGCGCGCAATCGGCGTCAACCTGAACCAGGTCGCGCGATCGATAAACAGCGGCAAGAGCGTTCATCCGAGCGAGCTCGACATCAATCTCGCGAACGTGCAGAGCGTCCAAGCGGCCGTCATGACCGAGCTGCGTTCGTTATCGAAGCGCGCCGGTCACAAGCGGCGAGGGGAGGGGTAG
- a CDS encoding conjugal transfer protein TraA, which produces MELFFGAFTSEWEQRRAALLHELSLGGGRSTAEEELRRRMKALAELGAAGGGGGGGGAAPKSRHAASKSMQGTAAKASTVARPMQVRLAAVAQGSQPAVVKMASYGGGARVGAMLNYVSRGGELSVENENGERIRSREDLAGIRADWDHLFQNRTESRDIGSFTVEIAATAFASDDAMHELVRSSLTSGFGDRHFAYAVEKNDDGALTVQGVVVLRSGQGERLTGDEKAAGIIQARYDASAAASEAAAQFSFQEYGNGVDYGSGKLRDLVDSHGGDVRDDRGQPVADDKAAGDLVQKKWRGDLHSRKSRDVMHLIMSARAGTDAAAFEGAVRDFLADQFAGHRYVFAMHDPANDPKEAGEGGKRPHVHAHAIVTMKSESGDRIETTPAVFRQWRVAMAEKARDHGIAMEMTDRREFANPPAFTRNQVRPVSREGRTEHVGTSEAAQARYDAKRNGRRTLAKSERSREYTVKAKQSWQEIALASGDRRIVAYAAQQRDQLISGLSGGQAEATSNVVHADFGSKFRANLVPLQELVLEGDELRATSRTDFEAYEKKVETALFKLERIVGPEERSDFDEVAALAREHVNQRRELMQLHEQRNEAIAEQGGEDQQSNRRDEVNDRSDAAVAKHGKADVDAANELLIEIEHNREGLDRIEAGDLPHDPKSFRAGLEQGLERAAELAVRGNTYMREVAEQDHDLQSAIEKAEQDAQRPEEEKGKTPASVDTVAEQQRDLRNDETERQPNENDARGARELASTVDATNRLQDRVDKDKEAARRGGETTRTDPAQQHIPRLEELEREEMDKRERDRDDRER; this is translated from the coding sequence TTGGAACTCTTCTTCGGCGCGTTCACCAGCGAATGGGAGCAGCGGCGCGCGGCGCTGCTGCATGAGCTATCGCTTGGAGGGGGACGATCTACGGCCGAGGAAGAATTGCGGCGGCGCATGAAGGCGCTGGCCGAGCTTGGCGCAGCGGGTGGCGGCGGAGGTGGCGGCGGCGCCGCGCCGAAGTCGCGTCACGCAGCGTCGAAGAGTATGCAGGGCACGGCGGCTAAAGCTTCGACGGTGGCGCGGCCGATGCAGGTCCGGCTTGCGGCAGTGGCGCAGGGAAGCCAGCCGGCCGTTGTCAAAATGGCGTCCTATGGTGGCGGAGCGCGGGTCGGGGCGATGCTTAATTACGTTTCGCGCGGCGGCGAGCTTTCCGTAGAGAACGAAAACGGCGAGCGCATCCGAAGCCGTGAGGACCTTGCCGGCATTCGGGCCGATTGGGATCATCTGTTTCAGAACCGAACCGAGAGCCGGGATATCGGCAGTTTCACCGTGGAGATCGCAGCGACTGCTTTCGCGTCCGACGATGCGATGCATGAGCTGGTGAGAAGCAGCCTTACGAGCGGTTTTGGCGACCGGCATTTTGCCTATGCCGTCGAGAAGAACGACGACGGCGCATTGACCGTGCAAGGCGTCGTGGTTCTCAGGAGCGGGCAGGGGGAACGGTTGACGGGTGACGAAAAGGCGGCCGGCATCATTCAGGCCCGATACGATGCAAGCGCAGCTGCGAGCGAAGCGGCTGCCCAATTCTCGTTTCAGGAATATGGCAACGGTGTCGATTACGGTTCGGGCAAGTTGCGGGACCTGGTCGACAGTCACGGTGGCGATGTCCGTGACGATCGCGGCCAGCCTGTCGCGGACGACAAGGCCGCGGGCGACCTGGTGCAAAAGAAATGGCGCGGGGATCTGCACAGCAGAAAAAGCCGCGACGTGATGCACCTCATCATGTCGGCCAGGGCCGGAACGGATGCCGCGGCATTCGAGGGCGCCGTTCGTGACTTCCTTGCGGATCAGTTCGCGGGACATCGCTATGTGTTCGCGATGCACGATCCCGCCAATGACCCGAAGGAGGCCGGGGAGGGCGGCAAGCGCCCGCACGTTCACGCCCACGCGATCGTCACCATGAAATCAGAATCCGGTGACCGGATCGAGACGACGCCGGCCGTGTTCCGGCAATGGCGGGTGGCGATGGCAGAAAAGGCCCGGGATCATGGCATTGCCATGGAAATGACCGATCGGCGGGAGTTCGCCAATCCGCCGGCCTTCACGCGCAACCAGGTGCGGCCGGTCAGCAGGGAAGGGCGGACGGAGCATGTCGGAACAAGCGAAGCCGCGCAGGCGAGGTATGACGCTAAGCGGAACGGCCGGAGAACCTTAGCCAAAAGCGAAAGGAGCCGGGAGTATACCGTAAAGGCTAAGCAAAGCTGGCAAGAAATCGCACTTGCAAGCGGTGACCGGCGCATCGTCGCCTATGCCGCCCAACAGCGGGATCAATTGATATCCGGGCTTTCGGGCGGACAGGCAGAAGCGACCTCCAATGTTGTCCATGCAGATTTCGGGTCAAAGTTCCGCGCCAATCTGGTACCATTACAAGAGCTGGTTTTGGAGGGTGACGAATTGCGCGCGACATCACGGACAGATTTCGAGGCTTATGAAAAGAAGGTCGAGACGGCCTTGTTCAAGCTCGAGCGTATCGTCGGGCCAGAAGAACGGAGCGACTTTGACGAGGTTGCGGCCTTGGCGCGCGAACACGTCAATCAACGGCGTGAGCTCATGCAGCTCCATGAGCAGCGCAATGAGGCGATCGCAGAGCAGGGTGGCGAAGATCAGCAGTCCAATCGGCGTGACGAGGTTAACGACAGATCGGATGCTGCAGTCGCCAAACATGGCAAGGCGGATGTCGACGCTGCAAATGAACTTCTCATCGAGATCGAACACAATCGGGAAGGATTGGACCGGATCGAGGCCGGCGACTTGCCTCATGATCCTAAGTCATTCCGCGCCGGGCTTGAGCAGGGGTTGGAACGCGCAGCGGAACTAGCGGTGCGGGGCAACACCTATATGCGGGAAGTGGCCGAGCAAGATCATGACCTTCAGAGTGCCATCGAGAAGGCCGAACAGGACGCACAGCGACCGGAGGAAGAAAAGGGCAAAACGCCGGCGAGTGTCGATACTGTTGCCGAACAGCAGCGCGATCTTCGCAACGATGAGACGGAGCGCCAGCCGAATGAAAACGACGCTCGTGGGGCTCGTGAACTGGCGTCGACGGTCGACGCTACAAATCGTCTACAGGATCGAGTAGATAAAGATAAGGAAGCCGCGCGGCGTGGTGGCGAAACAACACGGACCGATCCCGCGCAACAGCACATTCCTCGGCTTGAGGAGCTGGAGCGGGAGGAAATGGACAAGAGGGAACGCGACCGCGACGACCGGGAACGTTAA
- a CDS encoding fumarylacetoacetate hydrolase family protein: MRTVAPVSFVAGLLVSGAALAECPTAEVIQNFVQDWQAKRPAKALPVSDMKDAVCARDKVVEALTDSQGKVVGYKAGLTAKAVQERFNWNAPVAGLLLEKMVLKDGAAVPAAYGARPVWEADMLLVVKDDGVNQAKTPEEALRHISGMRPYIELNDIALGPNEKIDGFQLIAINVAARLGVAGPEVPLEDTPKTLKRLAEAKIVATDGSGAILAEGIGAATLGNPLSVVVWLAEDLAKNGRKLKTGDLISVGAFSPLTPPKPGQTVTVRYDGLPNTPKVSVRFE, from the coding sequence ATGCGTACGGTCGCGCCCGTTTCGTTTGTTGCGGGGTTGCTCGTGAGCGGAGCCGCGCTGGCGGAATGCCCAACGGCCGAGGTGATCCAGAACTTCGTTCAGGACTGGCAAGCGAAACGCCCGGCGAAGGCTTTGCCCGTTTCCGATATGAAGGATGCCGTATGCGCTCGCGACAAGGTCGTCGAGGCCTTGACCGACTCGCAAGGCAAGGTCGTCGGGTACAAGGCCGGACTGACAGCTAAAGCGGTTCAGGAGCGCTTCAACTGGAACGCGCCTGTTGCGGGCCTTTTGCTCGAAAAGATGGTTTTGAAAGATGGCGCCGCTGTGCCGGCGGCGTATGGAGCGCGCCCGGTATGGGAAGCCGATATGCTCCTCGTCGTGAAGGATGATGGTGTAAATCAGGCGAAGACCCCCGAGGAGGCCCTGCGGCACATATCGGGAATGCGGCCCTACATCGAATTGAACGACATCGCGCTCGGCCCGAACGAGAAGATCGACGGCTTTCAGCTTATCGCGATCAACGTTGCCGCTCGTCTTGGGGTCGCGGGTCCTGAAGTCCCGTTGGAGGACACGCCGAAAACGCTGAAGCGTCTCGCTGAGGCGAAGATCGTCGCGACCGACGGGAGCGGCGCTATCCTGGCCGAAGGGATTGGTGCGGCTACGCTCGGGAATCCGCTAAGCGTGGTCGTGTGGCTCGCGGAAGACCTCGCTAAGAATGGCCGCAAGCTGAAGACCGGCGACCTGATCAGCGTTGGCGCGTTTTCGCCGCTGACACCGCCGAAGCCGGGTCAGACGGTCACCGTCCGGTATGACGGACTGCCGAACACGCCGAAGGTGTCAGTGAGATTTGAGTAG
- a CDS encoding adenylate/guanylate cyclase domain-containing protein codes for MVPETRYAKSGEVRIAYQVVGGGPLDLIFVPGFISNLDHQWDDPALAHFLSRLASFSRLILFDKRGTGLSDRIGSLPTLEERMDDVRAVMDAVGSERAAVFGTSEGGAMSMLFAASYPKRCQALVLYGAYAHFFTWVLPPDKFEGFLDKVEQSWGTGASIAAFAPTRASDERYRGWWARSERLGASPSAVLALMRMNSEIDVRHILPTIRTPTLVLHRAGDSRVNVEAGRYLAQTIPGAKYVELPGQDHFISAGDYDSIANEMEEFLTGSRADVAPDRILATVMLTDIVDSTKRAWELGDRRWRALLDQHDRIARLEIERFKGREVKTTGDGFLATFDGPARAIRCAAAISEGVRSLDLQVRGGVHTGEIEVKPDDICGIAVHIAARICALAGAGEVLVSNTVRDLVAGANLRFGDHGFHALKGLDEAVHLFRAET; via the coding sequence ATGGTGCCGGAGACTCGCTATGCCAAGAGCGGAGAGGTTCGGATCGCTTACCAGGTGGTCGGGGGTGGACCGCTTGATCTGATCTTTGTGCCAGGCTTCATCTCCAATCTCGATCACCAATGGGACGATCCGGCGCTAGCGCATTTCCTGTCGCGGCTGGCGAGCTTTAGCCGGCTCATCCTGTTCGACAAACGCGGCACCGGGCTCTCGGACAGGATCGGAAGCCTCCCGACACTGGAAGAACGGATGGATGATGTGCGCGCGGTGATGGATGCCGTCGGCAGCGAGCGCGCTGCCGTGTTCGGCACTTCTGAGGGCGGCGCGATGAGCATGCTGTTCGCTGCGAGCTATCCCAAGCGGTGCCAAGCCCTCGTGCTCTACGGGGCCTACGCTCACTTTTTCACCTGGGTTCTGCCGCCGGACAAGTTCGAAGGCTTCCTCGACAAGGTCGAGCAGTCGTGGGGAACAGGGGCGAGCATCGCTGCGTTCGCGCCGACGCGGGCATCGGACGAGCGATACAGGGGATGGTGGGCACGCTCAGAGCGATTGGGAGCGAGCCCCTCGGCCGTCCTCGCGCTCATGCGCATGAACAGCGAGATCGACGTTCGGCACATTCTCCCGACCATTCGCACGCCGACGCTCGTGCTGCACCGCGCCGGCGACAGCAGGGTCAACGTGGAGGCTGGCCGCTACCTGGCGCAAACGATTCCGGGAGCGAAATATGTAGAGCTGCCCGGACAGGACCATTTTATCTCGGCGGGTGACTACGACAGCATCGCCAATGAGATGGAGGAATTCCTCACCGGCTCACGCGCCGACGTCGCGCCGGATCGCATCCTTGCAACGGTAATGCTCACCGACATCGTCGACTCGACGAAGCGCGCATGGGAACTCGGTGACAGGCGCTGGCGCGCGCTGCTCGACCAACACGACCGGATCGCACGGCTGGAGATTGAACGCTTCAAGGGACGGGAGGTGAAAACAACAGGCGATGGGTTCTTGGCAACTTTTGACGGGCCTGCTCGCGCAATCCGGTGCGCTGCGGCCATTTCAGAGGGGGTGCGCTCGCTGGATCTCCAGGTCCGAGGCGGAGTGCATACGGGGGAGATAGAGGTAAAGCCGGACGACATTTGCGGAATAGCTGTGCACATCGCAGCTCGAATCTGTGCGTTGGCCGGAGCAGGGGAGGTGCTCGTGTCCAACACCGTTCGTGATCTCGTTGCAGGCGCAAACCTTCGCTTCGGAGATCACGGTTTTCATGCCTTGAAGGGACTTGATGAAGCCGTGCACCTGTTTAGGGCCGAGACTTGA
- a CDS encoding IS110 family transposase yields MDNVTTIGLDIAKSLFQVHGVDAVGQVVIRRKLTRGRVLGFFEKLPRCLVGIEACSSSHYWARELTARGHDVRLLPAQYVKPYLKRQKNDAADAEAICEAVTRPTMRFVPVKTPDQQSVMMLHRVRLMLNRQRTQISNALRAHLSEFGIVAPIGRNGIEQLLVVINDDNDTRIPADARLCLRMLEAQLTVVKAQILENDRRVRASARETELGRRLMEIPGVGPLLASAFVATVADPLAFKSGRCLSAWIGLVPKQNSSGGKEKLGSISKAGNRYLRQLLVVGAMAVIRYAERHGTRRPWLVQLMARRTTKVAAVALANKTARMVWALMTNGERYKEPIIA; encoded by the coding sequence ATGGACAACGTTACGACGATTGGTCTGGATATCGCGAAGTCCTTGTTTCAAGTCCACGGCGTAGATGCCGTGGGCCAGGTTGTCATTCGAAGGAAGCTGACCCGCGGGCGCGTGCTGGGGTTCTTCGAGAAACTGCCGCGATGTCTGGTCGGGATCGAAGCCTGCAGTTCCTCGCACTATTGGGCGAGAGAGCTGACCGCACGAGGTCATGATGTGCGACTGCTGCCGGCACAGTACGTGAAGCCCTATTTGAAGCGACAGAAGAACGATGCGGCCGATGCCGAGGCCATCTGCGAGGCGGTGACCAGGCCGACCATGCGCTTCGTGCCGGTGAAGACGCCCGACCAGCAGAGTGTGATGATGTTGCACCGGGTTCGGTTGATGCTCAACCGCCAGCGCACGCAGATATCGAACGCCTTACGGGCCCATCTGTCCGAGTTCGGGATCGTAGCGCCGATCGGGCGTAACGGAATTGAGCAACTGCTCGTGGTCATCAACGATGATAACGACACGAGGATACCGGCTGACGCAAGGCTCTGCCTGCGAATGCTCGAGGCGCAGCTCACGGTCGTGAAGGCGCAGATCCTTGAAAACGATCGCAGGGTGCGGGCGAGTGCGCGAGAGACCGAGCTGGGTCGCAGGTTGATGGAGATACCGGGGGTGGGCCCGCTGTTGGCGAGTGCGTTTGTCGCGACCGTCGCCGATCCGCTCGCATTCAAGTCGGGGCGATGCCTCTCGGCCTGGATCGGGCTCGTTCCCAAGCAGAACTCAAGCGGGGGCAAGGAGAAGCTCGGCAGCATCTCCAAAGCCGGCAATCGCTACCTGCGCCAGCTGCTCGTGGTCGGAGCGATGGCGGTCATCCGCTATGCCGAGCGGCACGGCACGAGGCGACCCTGGCTCGTGCAGCTGATGGCACGGCGAACAACCAAGGTGGCGGCGGTCGCGCTCGCCAACAAGACCGCGCGGATGGTCTGGGCACTGATGACGAACGGCGAGCGCTACAAGGAGCCGATCATCGCGTAG
- a CDS encoding sulfite exporter TauE/SafE family protein codes for MLQALADPQTLLTLIAALLVAGAATGFLAGLFGVGGGAISVPVFYEIFGILGYEPEVAMPLAVGTSLAVIVPTSIMSARAHYAKGTVDLALLRLWALPVLAGVMLGAVIARYADPVVFQAVFIGVATENAAKLLTGGKGWRVREAFPSKGGMRLYGAAIGLSSSLMGIGGGALSNLVMTLHGAPIHRAVSTAAGVGVLIAIPGTLGYMAAGYSRPDLPPDAIGFVSLATFALTIPTSLLTARVGVALAHALPRRALETSFGIFLLLVCVRFVWDILT; via the coding sequence ATCTTGCAGGCACTCGCCGATCCCCAGACGCTCCTAACCCTGATTGCGGCCCTTCTGGTGGCCGGGGCGGCGACCGGCTTCCTCGCCGGCCTGTTCGGCGTCGGCGGCGGCGCCATTTCGGTGCCAGTCTTCTACGAGATATTCGGTATTCTCGGATACGAGCCCGAGGTCGCGATGCCTCTCGCCGTCGGAACGTCGCTCGCCGTCATCGTGCCCACCTCGATCATGTCGGCGCGGGCGCACTACGCCAAGGGTACAGTGGATCTGGCGCTCCTGCGCCTCTGGGCGCTGCCGGTCCTGGCAGGGGTGATGCTCGGCGCGGTCATCGCGCGCTATGCCGATCCGGTCGTGTTCCAGGCGGTCTTTATCGGCGTCGCGACGGAGAACGCGGCAAAACTTCTTACCGGCGGAAAGGGGTGGCGGGTGCGCGAGGCGTTTCCGTCGAAGGGCGGCATGCGCCTTTATGGCGCCGCGATCGGCCTTTCCTCCTCGCTGATGGGCATCGGCGGCGGCGCCCTTTCGAACCTCGTTATGACGCTGCACGGCGCGCCGATCCACCGCGCGGTGTCGACAGCAGCGGGCGTCGGCGTCCTGATCGCCATTCCGGGAACGCTGGGCTACATGGCCGCCGGCTACAGCCGCCCGGACCTGCCGCCTGATGCCATCGGCTTCGTATCGCTGGCCACCTTTGCCCTGACGATCCCGACATCGCTTCTGACCGCGCGCGTCGGCGTCGCGCTGGCGCACGCCTTGCCCCGCCGGGCGCTCGAAACGTCGTTCGGGATTTTTCTGCTTCTGGTATGCGTCCGGTTCGTCTGGGACATCCTTACCTAA
- a CDS encoding NAD-binding protein: MAGGDDAAYERARPVLKQLCRRVEHLGPAGSGTQMKLALNLPLAIYWQTLAEAMTLLKGAGIPAEKAISLIADSSAGPTVLKNRAQVVVDTLEGADQPGTFDISGLSKDLDLALHFAAAGNRSLPLSEAAKASYDRALAEGLGRFDGASLTRMLLG; this comes from the coding sequence ATGGCGGGAGGCGACGACGCCGCTTACGAACGAGCCAGGCCCGTCCTCAAACAACTCTGTCGCCGCGTCGAGCATCTCGGCCCGGCCGGAAGCGGCACGCAGATGAAGCTCGCCCTCAACCTGCCGCTGGCGATCTACTGGCAAACGCTCGCCGAGGCGATGACCCTCCTGAAGGGCGCCGGCATTCCGGCCGAAAAAGCCATAAGCCTGATCGCCGACAGTTCCGCCGGGCCGACCGTGCTGAAGAACCGCGCCCAGGTAGTGGTGGATACGCTTGAGGGCGCCGACCAGCCCGGGACTTTCGATATATCCGGCCTTTCCAAGGACCTCGATCTAGCGTTGCACTTTGCCGCCGCGGGCAACAGGTCCCTCCCCCTGTCCGAGGCCGCAAAAGCCAGCTACGACCGTGCGCTCGCGGAGGGGCTTGGCCGTTTCGACGGCGCGAGCCTCACCCGCATGCTGCTGGGCTAA
- a CDS encoding RraA family protein, producing MSLAARLAALGTATIGEASPSARIIGLPLRPLAPEMAAAGPALTAACRPGDNLALHRAIAAAAAGDVLVVDYGGSTDSGPFGEIMALACRLRGIAALVTDGSVRDSARLIEMGFPVFARGANIRGTTKRDRGKIGEPITLGGVRIERGDLVVADADAVIVLPAGDAEAALAAGEARAAAEERMMERLRAGETTLQILGLTEGDEP from the coding sequence GTGAGCCTCGCCGCCCGCCTCGCCGCGCTCGGCACTGCCACGATCGGAGAGGCTTCGCCCTCAGCCCGAATAATCGGGCTGCCGCTCCGTCCGCTTGCACCCGAGATGGCGGCGGCAGGCCCCGCGCTTACCGCTGCCTGCCGGCCTGGCGACAATCTCGCACTGCATAGGGCGATTGCAGCCGCCGCCGCCGGCGACGTCCTCGTCGTCGACTATGGCGGCAGCACCGACAGCGGGCCCTTCGGCGAGATCATGGCGCTCGCCTGCCGGTTGCGCGGCATCGCCGCCCTGGTCACCGACGGGTCCGTGCGCGACAGCGCCAGGCTCATCGAAATGGGCTTTCCCGTCTTTGCGCGCGGCGCGAATATTCGCGGCACGACGAAGCGGGACCGGGGCAAGATCGGAGAACCGATCACGCTCGGCGGCGTGCGCATCGAGCGCGGCGATCTTGTCGTGGCGGATGCCGATGCCGTCATTGTCCTGCCGGCAGGCGACGCCGAGGCCGCGCTTGCAGCAGGCGAGGCGCGAGCGGCTGCCGAGGAACGGATGATGGAAAGGCTGCGCGCCGGGGAAACGACGCTGCAGATACTCGGACTCACGGAAGGAGACGAGCCATGA
- a CDS encoding fumarylacetoacetate hydrolase family protein — translation MVSYAVSPPPQAHLDITGSDEKFPVRRIYCIGKNYVAHIREMNADERDPPVVFMKPADAIVKNGGEIPYPVLTNNFHYECELIVALKSGGYNIPEAEASKHIFGYAVGLDMTRRDHQAAALAKGLPWEVTKAFDFSAPVGPVTRVEDCSVLSTGHVKLKVNGEVRQDADISLMIWSVDEIIAKLSEQHRLMPGDIIMTGTPAGVGAVVTGDVLDCSVDGLAPMQLRIGGPVA, via the coding sequence TTGGTTTCTTATGCCGTTTCGCCGCCGCCGCAGGCGCATCTCGACATTACGGGGTCGGACGAAAAATTCCCGGTCCGGCGCATCTATTGCATCGGCAAGAACTACGTCGCCCACATCCGCGAGATGAATGCGGACGAGCGTGATCCGCCGGTGGTCTTCATGAAACCCGCGGACGCCATCGTGAAGAACGGCGGCGAGATCCCTTATCCGGTGCTCACGAACAACTTCCACTACGAATGCGAACTCATCGTCGCGCTGAAATCCGGCGGCTACAACATCCCGGAGGCGGAGGCATCGAAGCATATCTTCGGCTATGCCGTCGGGCTCGACATGACCCGGCGCGACCATCAGGCCGCGGCCTTGGCCAAGGGCCTGCCCTGGGAGGTGACCAAGGCCTTCGACTTTTCCGCGCCGGTCGGCCCGGTCACCCGCGTCGAGGATTGCAGCGTGCTCTCCACCGGCCACGTCAAGCTCAAGGTCAACGGTGAAGTTCGGCAGGACGCCGACATTTCGCTGATGATCTGGAGCGTCGACGAGATCATAGCGAAGCTTTCCGAGCAGCATCGCCTGATGCCGGGCGACATCATCATGACCGGCACGCCGGCGGGCGTCGGCGCGGTCGTCACCGGGGACGTGCTCGATTGCTCGGTCGACGGCCTCGCCCCGATGCAGCTTCGCATAGGAGGTCCCGTGGCGTGA
- a CDS encoding ABC transporter substrate-binding protein yields the protein MTLETQISRRTFGRLAAAGMATAVIGAPAIVRAQTAITFAVPNPSALTWLPYWVAVGEGYFEEEGLNPTLEAIDGSSAVLQAMSAGQAQIGAPGPGPVLGARARGVDVKFIYNLYPKSVFGLLVKDESEFKQPADLKGKVIGVGTADGAEVSFTRAIMTDLNLKEGTDYTFLPVGDGGTAAVAFLRDEVSCYAGAVSDAAILAARGLKLREITPEAYLGFFGNGIAMLESQIAATPDLAPKFGKALVRGTKFAIDPVNKDKALAHCAAGNPQEGEDKNFAASLLEGVIYRMTPTEAFAAQGFGYQPPEHWQEIHDSAVASGALEKPLPDLAAVYTNEFVAGWNA from the coding sequence ATGACGCTTGAAACCCAGATATCGCGCCGGACTTTCGGAAGGCTGGCGGCGGCCGGCATGGCGACCGCGGTCATCGGGGCGCCCGCGATCGTGCGCGCGCAAACCGCAATCACTTTCGCCGTGCCGAACCCTTCGGCCCTGACTTGGCTGCCCTATTGGGTCGCAGTCGGGGAAGGTTACTTCGAGGAGGAAGGGCTCAACCCCACGCTCGAGGCAATCGACGGCTCCTCGGCCGTGCTGCAGGCCATGTCGGCCGGACAGGCGCAGATCGGGGCGCCCGGACCCGGCCCCGTGCTCGGCGCGCGCGCCCGCGGCGTCGATGTCAAGTTCATCTACAACCTCTATCCGAAATCGGTGTTCGGCCTGCTGGTAAAGGACGAGAGCGAGTTCAAGCAGCCCGCCGACCTGAAGGGCAAGGTGATCGGCGTCGGCACGGCCGACGGCGCCGAAGTGTCGTTCACCCGCGCGATCATGACGGACCTCAACCTGAAGGAGGGCACCGACTACACGTTCCTGCCGGTGGGCGACGGCGGTACGGCGGCGGTGGCTTTCCTGCGCGACGAGGTCTCGTGCTATGCCGGCGCGGTATCCGACGCCGCGATCCTGGCCGCGCGCGGCCTGAAGCTGCGTGAGATCACGCCGGAGGCTTATCTCGGCTTCTTCGGCAACGGCATCGCGATGCTCGAAAGCCAGATCGCGGCGACGCCCGATCTGGCGCCGAAATTCGGCAAGGCGCTGGTGCGCGGCACGAAGTTTGCGATCGATCCGGTCAACAAGGACAAGGCGCTTGCGCATTGCGCGGCGGGTAACCCGCAGGAAGGCGAGGACAAGAATTTCGCGGCTTCGCTGCTGGAAGGCGTCATCTACCGCATGACCCCGACCGAGGCCTTCGCGGCTCAAGGCTTCGGCTATCAGCCGCCCGAGCACTGGCAGGAGATCCACGATTCGGCCGTTGCGTCCGGAGCGCTCGAAAAGCCGCTGCCCGACCTGGCGGCTGTCTATACGAACGAGTTCGTGGCAGGCTGGAACGCCTGA